A genome region from Burkholderiales bacterium includes the following:
- the pyrX gene encoding dihydroorotase gives MKIHVKGGRLIDPASGVDRIADLYIAAGRVAAVGEVPEGFHANRVIDAAGLIVCPGLVDLSARLREPGYEYKATLESEMQAAIAGGVTSLACPPDTDPPLDEPGLVEMLKHRARLLNQAHVYPIGALTVGLAGERLTEMSQLAEAGCVAFSQADVPIVDTLVLMRAMQYAATFGFSVWLQPQDPFLARAGVAHDGEVATRLGLPPLPACAEVIDLERILLLVRETGARVHLCRVSHAETLRRIAAARAEGLPVTCDVSIHHLHLCEIDLGFFDSNCRLNPPLRSLRDRDALREALASGVVDAVCSDHTPVDDDAKQFPFAEAAPGATGLELLLPLTLKWAEEARVPLMRALARLTRDPARILGIDAGTLRPGAVADVCIFDPKASWVVEPGALHSQGRNTPFLGLELSGRTRYTLVAGNVVYAA, from the coding sequence ATGAAGATTCACGTCAAAGGCGGCCGCCTGATCGACCCGGCGAGCGGCGTCGACCGGATCGCCGACCTCTACATCGCCGCGGGCCGGGTGGCCGCCGTGGGGGAGGTCCCGGAGGGCTTCCATGCGAACCGGGTGATCGACGCCGCGGGCCTCATCGTGTGCCCGGGGCTGGTGGACCTCTCGGCCCGGCTGCGGGAGCCGGGGTACGAATACAAGGCGACCCTGGAGTCGGAGATGCAGGCGGCCATCGCCGGCGGCGTCACCAGCCTGGCCTGCCCCCCCGACACCGATCCGCCCCTGGACGAGCCGGGGCTGGTGGAGATGCTCAAGCACCGGGCCCGGCTGCTCAACCAGGCCCACGTCTATCCCATCGGCGCCCTCACGGTGGGGCTCGCGGGCGAGCGGCTCACCGAGATGTCCCAGCTCGCCGAGGCGGGATGCGTCGCCTTTTCCCAGGCGGACGTGCCCATCGTCGACACCCTGGTGCTCATGCGGGCGATGCAGTACGCGGCCACCTTCGGCTTCAGCGTGTGGCTGCAGCCCCAGGATCCGTTCCTCGCCCGGGCGGGCGTGGCCCACGACGGGGAAGTGGCGACCCGGCTGGGGCTGCCCCCCCTGCCCGCCTGCGCCGAGGTGATCGACCTGGAGCGCATCCTGCTCCTCGTGCGCGAAACCGGCGCCCGGGTGCACCTGTGCCGGGTCTCCCACGCCGAGACCCTGCGGCGCATCGCCGCGGCCCGCGCCGAGGGACTTCCCGTCACTTGCGACGTCTCCATCCATCACCTGCACCTGTGCGAGATCGACCTGGGCTTTTTCGACTCCAACTGCCGGCTGAACCCGCCCCTGCGCAGCCTGCGGGACCGGGACGCCCTGCGGGAGGCGCTGGCGAGCGGGGTGGTGGACGCGGTCTGCTCCGACCATACGCCGGTGGACGACGACGCGAAGCAGTTTCCCTTCGCCGAAGCGGCCCCAGGGGCGACGGGGCTGGAGCTGCTCCTGCCCCTCACCCTCAAATGGGCCGAGGAGGCGCGGGTGCCCCTGATGCGGGCGCTTGCCCGCCTCACCCGGGACCCGGCGCGGATCCTGGGCATCGACGCGGGGACCCTGCGTCCCGGCGCTGTCGCCGACGTGTGCATCTTCGATCCCAAGGCGTCCTGGGTGGTGGAACCCGGGGCTCTCCACAGCCAGGGCAGGAACACCCCGTTCCTGGGGCTGGAGCTTTCCGGCCGCACCCGCTACACCCTGGTGGCCGGAAACGTGGTCTACGCGGCTTGA
- the prlC gene encoding oligopeptidase A — protein MPTETNPLLDFSGLPRFPEIRPEHVAPAVAQVLAQGRAVIGRVEQSAEPPTWETVVQPLEDANERVSRAWGPVAHLNAVMNTPALREAYNANLPRITQYYAELGQNRVLFEKYKAIQASPAFQRLTRAQRRVIENEIRDFRLGGAELPEASRARFLEIQERLAQLQSRFSDNLLDATNAFAYYASEEEVAGIPTDALEAAQEAARQEGKPGWKFTLHMPSYLPVMQYADHRPLREAMYRAYVTRASDLGPEALDNTPLIRQILKLRAEEARLLGFASYAELSLQTKMARSPGEVLDFLHELAAKAKPYAERDLAELQEFAARELKLPRLEAWDLAYASEKLRLARYAFSEQEVKQYFPETRVLPGLFRLVETLFGVRIERAQAPVWHPDVKFFRILSESGELVGQFYADLYARPSKRGGAWMDDAITRRRLPSGLQAPAAYLTCNFSAPQGGRPALLTHDGVITLFHEFGHGLHHLLTRVDELAVAGINGVEWDAVELPSQFMENFCWEWEVVAPMSGHVDTGEPLPRSLFDKMRAARNFQAGMQTVRQLEFALFDMRLHHGFDPERGDFMELLDEVRARVAVVFPPAYNRFPHGFSHIFAGGYAAGYYSYKWAEVLSADAYSLFEEHGVLSQEIGRRFRDEILAVGGSRPALESFVAFRGREPRIEALLRHSGMIAETA, from the coding sequence ATGCCCACCGAAACGAATCCGCTCCTCGATTTTTCAGGCCTGCCCCGCTTTCCCGAGATCCGGCCGGAACACGTGGCCCCCGCCGTTGCGCAGGTGCTGGCCCAAGGCCGTGCCGTCATCGGGCGCGTGGAACAATCGGCGGAGCCCCCCACCTGGGAAACCGTGGTGCAGCCCCTGGAGGACGCCAACGAGCGGGTCTCCCGGGCCTGGGGGCCGGTGGCCCACCTCAACGCCGTGATGAACACGCCGGCGCTGCGGGAGGCCTATAACGCGAACCTCCCCAGGATCACCCAGTACTACGCGGAGCTCGGCCAGAACCGGGTCCTGTTCGAGAAGTACAAGGCGATCCAGGCTTCCCCCGCCTTCCAGCGCCTGACCCGGGCCCAGCGGCGGGTGATCGAGAACGAGATCAGGGACTTCCGCTTGGGGGGCGCCGAGCTGCCGGAGGCGAGCCGCGCCCGCTTCCTGGAAATCCAGGAGCGGCTCGCCCAGCTCCAATCCCGGTTTTCGGACAACCTGTTGGATGCCACCAACGCCTTCGCCTATTACGCCTCGGAGGAGGAGGTGGCGGGCATCCCGACCGACGCGCTGGAAGCGGCCCAGGAGGCCGCCCGGCAGGAGGGCAAGCCCGGCTGGAAGTTCACCCTGCACATGCCCTCCTACCTGCCGGTCATGCAATACGCGGACCATCGCCCCTTGCGAGAAGCCATGTACCGGGCCTACGTCACCCGGGCGAGCGACCTGGGGCCGGAGGCGCTGGACAACACGCCGCTCATCCGGCAGATCCTCAAGCTGCGCGCCGAGGAAGCGCGGCTTCTGGGTTTCGCCAGCTACGCGGAGCTGTCGCTCCAGACCAAGATGGCCCGTTCGCCCGGGGAAGTGCTCGACTTCCTCCATGAGCTAGCGGCCAAGGCCAAACCCTACGCCGAAAGGGATCTCGCCGAGCTGCAAGAATTCGCCGCCCGGGAGTTGAAGCTCCCGCGCCTGGAGGCGTGGGATCTCGCCTACGCCAGCGAGAAACTGCGGCTTGCCCGCTACGCCTTCTCGGAGCAGGAAGTGAAGCAGTATTTCCCCGAGACCCGGGTGCTGCCCGGCCTGTTCCGCCTGGTGGAAACCCTCTTCGGCGTGCGCATCGAGAGGGCGCAAGCCCCGGTGTGGCATCCCGACGTCAAGTTCTTCCGCATCCTCTCCGAGTCCGGGGAGCTCGTGGGCCAGTTCTACGCCGACCTGTACGCCCGGCCCTCGAAACGGGGCGGCGCCTGGATGGACGACGCCATCACCCGCCGGCGCCTGCCCTCCGGCTTGCAGGCGCCCGCGGCCTACCTCACCTGCAACTTTTCCGCGCCCCAGGGCGGCCGCCCCGCTCTTCTCACCCATGACGGAGTCATCACCCTGTTCCACGAGTTCGGCCACGGGCTGCACCACCTCCTCACCCGGGTAGACGAGCTGGCGGTAGCCGGAATCAACGGGGTGGAGTGGGACGCGGTGGAGCTGCCATCCCAGTTCATGGAAAACTTCTGCTGGGAGTGGGAGGTGGTCGCCCCCATGAGCGGCCACGTGGACACGGGGGAGCCCCTGCCCCGGTCGCTCTTCGACAAGATGCGCGCGGCGCGCAATTTCCAGGCGGGCATGCAGACCGTGCGGCAACTGGAGTTCGCCCTGTTCGACATGCGCCTGCACCACGGCTTCGACCCGGAGCGGGGGGACTTCATGGAGCTTCTGGACGAGGTGCGCGCGCGCGTGGCGGTGGTGTTCCCTCCGGCGTACAACCGCTTCCCCCACGGCTTTTCCCATATCTTCGCCGGGGGCTACGCGGCGGGCTACTACAGCTACAAGTGGGCCGAGGTGCTGTCCGCCGACGCCTACAGCCTGTTCGAGGAGCACGGGGTGCTCTCCCAGGAAATCGGCCGCCGCTTCCGGGATGAGATCCTGGCCGTGGGGGGAAGCCGCCCGGCGCTGGAATCCTTCGTCGCGTTCCGCGGCCGGGAGCCCCGCATCGAAGCGCTGCTGCGTCACAGTGGTATGATCGCCGAGACCGCCTGA
- a CDS encoding exodeoxyribonuclease III, which translates to MRLATWNVNSLKVRLPQLLEWLARQRPDVVCLQETKLEDAAFPRDEIAQAGYAARFAGQKTYNGVAILSRNEPQAVSVGVPGFQDEQKRLIAATVDGVRVVCVYVPNGQSVGSDKYDYKLRWMGALTAWLKDELGRHPQLAVLGDFNVAPEEADVHDPRLWEGQVLFSGPEREAFKKLLAVGLVDSFRLFPQPEKSFTWWDYRMNAFKRNLGLRIDHILLSRVLARRCTGCSIDLEPRREARPSDHAPVIAELAD; encoded by the coding sequence GTGCGCCTCGCCACCTGGAACGTGAACTCCCTCAAGGTGCGCCTGCCCCAGTTGCTGGAATGGCTCGCGCGCCAGCGCCCCGACGTGGTGTGCCTGCAGGAAACCAAGCTCGAGGACGCGGCCTTTCCCCGGGACGAGATCGCCCAGGCGGGCTACGCCGCCCGCTTCGCCGGCCAGAAGACGTACAACGGAGTGGCGATCCTCTCCCGCAACGAGCCCCAGGCGGTGAGCGTGGGCGTCCCGGGCTTCCAGGACGAGCAGAAGCGCCTGATCGCGGCGACCGTCGACGGGGTGCGGGTGGTATGCGTGTACGTGCCCAACGGCCAGAGCGTGGGCTCGGATAAGTACGACTACAAGCTGCGCTGGATGGGGGCCTTGACCGCCTGGCTCAAGGACGAGCTCGGACGCCACCCCCAGCTCGCGGTGCTGGGGGACTTCAACGTAGCGCCCGAGGAAGCCGACGTCCACGACCCCCGGCTCTGGGAGGGGCAGGTCCTGTTCAGCGGCCCGGAGCGGGAGGCGTTCAAAAAGCTCCTCGCCGTGGGCCTCGTGGACAGCTTTCGCCTCTTCCCCCAGCCCGAGAAATCCTTCACCTGGTGGGACTACCGGATGAACGCCTTCAAGCGCAACCTGGGCCTGCGCATCGACCACATCCTGCTCTCGCGAGTCCTCGCCCGGCGCTGCACGGGCTGCTCCATCGACCTGGAGCCCCGGCGCGAGGCCCGGCCCTCGGACCACGCGCCGGTAATCGCCGAGCTGGCCGACTGA